Below is a genomic region from Streptomyces sp. RPA4-2.
CGCAGGACGGGCGACGGGGCTGGCTGCCGAAGAGTGGCGCTGTGACAGGCCGCTGAGCAGTTCGCATCACCAGCAGTACGCAGTTCGCGTTTGGTAAGTGATTGATCCCAGAGGGATAGAACGGAGGGGCCGAGCGCCATCAGGATCGCCCGGGCGGAATTGCTGAGTCCGGGTACCGCAGGACATCGATAGTGAGGTGGTCTCCGGTCGAGCAACCGCGATCCCCGCATTCCCCGTCCTCTCCCGGGCGGGCGTGCGGACACAGAAGGTCGGCGCAGTACCAGGGCCGGCAGATGGTGTAGCAGTTCCTTCGGGGCCCTGGCGCGACGAGCGCCAGGGCCCCTCCACGCGTTCCAGAGGTGCGATGACAGCAGACGACTCGTACGGCCGGCTCGACGATGACAACTACCCCGCCTACACGATGGGCCGGGCCGCCGAGATACTCGGCACCACCCAGGGCTTCTTGCGTGCCATCGGCGAAGCCCGCCTGATCACCCCGCTGCGCTCCGCGGGCGGCCACCGCCGCTACTCCCGCTACCAGCTGCGCATCGCCGGCCGCGCCCGGGAACTCGTCGACCAGGGCACCCCGATCGAGGCCGCTTGCCGCATCATCATCCTCGAAGACCAGCTCGAAGAAGCCCAGCGCATCAACGCCGAGTACCGGCGCACCGCCCAATCGGAGAATCCAACAGCCGCGGCTTGAGATGGGGCGCGCCTGCCTGTCCTCGGCGGGCCTGCGCGCCTGGTCCAAGTCATGACGTGTACCTGTTTCCTCTGGTGACGGGGTGTTGTGAGCCTGTAGCGTCTGCGTCAGCTGTCGTGGTTCGGGAGTTCCCTTTACCCCCGCCTTTGGCGTGGGTGTTTTTTGCTGTGCTGTGCCGCAGGGACCAGGGCGATCACCTCCGCCTTCCCACATGGAGTGGGAGGCGTTCATCGACTGGAAGGCATGAGACATGGCTACGGGAACTGTGAAGTGGTTCAACGCGGAGAAGGGCTTCGGCTTCATCGCCCAGGACGGCGGCGGCCCGGATGTCTTCGCGCACTACTCCGCGATCAACTCCTCGGGCTTCCGTGAGCTCCAGGAGGGACAGGTCGTGACGTTCGACGTCACCCAGGGCCAGAAGGGCCCGCAGGCCGAGAACATCAACCCGGCCTGACCCTCGCCGCAGTCGGCGGGATCTGAGGCGTACCGAAGCAGGGCTGCGCAGCTGCTGCTGCGCAGCCCTGCTCTGTGTCGAGTGTCATCAGACCGGCGTTCCCCAGGTGGCCGGAGCGGGTGACGCGGCCTGTGTCATTGATCAGGCCGGGAGCTGGTCAGCAGCGGTTTGTCCCTGCGGGGGTGCGAGACCGGGCGCCACTCGTTCGCGCTCTTCCGGCCTGTGGCTTTGGGCGGGACGCTGGTGGGGTGGCGAGGAAGTCGAAGCGGCGGTGTGTGCAGTGTCGGGAGCTGTTGCCCGCGGGTGCCGGCGCCAGCCGGCGGTACTGCGATTCCGCGTGCCGTAGCCGTCATTGGCGGCGGGTGCGGCGGTACGGCGAGATCTACCGGCGTGCTGTTGATCAGGGCCGTGATGTCATCAGGGGTGTGGAGGCGGGCGCAGGCGGGGATTTTGGCGGCGAGGCGTTCGGGGCCCATGGTGGCTCGGTCGGTCTCGAGGAAGGCCCGCATCATCGACCCGTGCCCGCCGTCGTCGCCGTGGGACCGGTAGTACGTGAGCGCGTCGGGGATGACGGCCTCGCTGCTGCCGAGGGTGTGGTGGACTTCGGGTATCCAGTCGAGTGGGCGGAAGAGGTCGCCGCGGCGGCGGGCGTCCTGCAGAAACGAGAGCGCGGTCTCGGTGACGGTCAGAGCGTGTCCGGTCCGCAGCCGCACCGCGGACCGGTCGGCGACCAACCGCGGCACCCGCCGGCCCCGCAACTCCGGTCACTCGAACGCGATCCGCGCCCCGTGCACGGTCGGGAACCACACCCGGGTCCGCCCCGCCCGCGCCAGCGTGATCCGGTCGATGAGGCCTTCCACCCGGAGCTTGGCCAGCCGCCGCCTGGTCTGCTCGATCCGCACCCCGGGACTGATGACCAGGTGCACCTGCTCGGTCGTCGCCATCCGGTACTGTGCCAGCACCGCGAGCGCCAGCCGGTCTCCTGTGCCCGCGTCCGGGATCACCTGCATCGTCGTCTGCCTGCTTCCGTACGGTGCGCCGCCGCCTGTTGCGGCGCCGCGTGTACGAGTCAGGGCAGCAGTCGCCCCCGACCGGTTTGCCGACCACCAGGGCCCGACCACGGTTACGTTCCGATAGCTCCGCCCCTCATCGGTGCGGTATCCGGGCCGACAGCTCCGCCGACAACTCGGTCACTGGTGTGGGTTGTTGGTGTGTGGCGGGTCGAAGGAGATCCAGACGTCGGGTGGGAGGTCTGGCCGGTGGGGGACTGGTCTGTGTTCCTCGGTCCATGCGGGACCGGCGATTTCTGTGGCGACGCGTCGCCAGAAGTGGACTGCGCGGGTGTTGGCGTCCTGGAAGGCGACCTCCCAGGGGCCGTGGTGTCGGGCTATCACCTGCTGGACGGCGCTGAGACCGATGCCTTTCCTGCGTGCTCCGCGGACGATGAAGAAGCTGTTGAGCACGCGTTTCGGGCCGGTCAGAGCCCGGACGAAGGCAAGGCCGGCCGGGCGTGTATCGACCGTCACGAGGTAGGCGGCCCAGTCGGTGTCGGTGAGTGCGCTGTCGAGCCGGTCGGTGCGGAACGCCCCGTCGGTATCGGGGAGGACTTCATAGAACTGGGACAGGTCGTGGCGGAACATCAGCCATAGCCGTTCCAGCACGGGGCGGTCTGCGGTATCCGCTAAGCGGACGGACACGTCTGGCATGGGACTCCTTACGGTGGTCAGCCCGGAGAGGTCTGACCCGGGCATGAAAAAAGCCTTCCTGGCGGAGGTGTATCCGGCCGGGAAGGCTGCTCTGACGCAGCGGACCATAGCAGCCACGATCACCCCGGTCTCAGGTGAGGCGCGGCAAGGGCGCGGCCTCCTCTCGCCCTGCGATCACTGTGGACGATGTCTCTCGACCGGGTACCGCAGGCATGGAGGACTGCGATGGCCCCGGTTCGGAAACTCCGCCCGAGAGCGGGCTGACAACCGGTCCGGTAACCCTGCCCACAACGGTTCCCGCTCTCCGGTGCTTTGTGCTGTGTTGCTGCCGGTCACCGGCATGGTCGGGTGGACTCACTGAGCCCGACATCCCTCTCTGGACTCCCGCACCTACTCCGACAGAAAGAAAAAGAAGAATGGAAGGAGGGGAAGGGAAGGGGGCTGGAGTGCAGAGAGGGATCAGACCCGGCCTGTCTCCGATAGTGCGTCGGCCGATGGCCTCCGCGCTGCCCGCGACGGGCCTGCCGAGAGGCAGGAGGAGTAGAGAGCAGAGCGTCAGCTGTTTCTAACCTCGTGCGACGGCGGTCAGGTTGTGTTCCCAGGTGAGGAGATCGTAGGTCCGGCCCTTGTCGGTAACGGTCTCGTGGGCTGAGCTGGACAGGTGGAAGGCGGCCGATCGTGCGACGGCGATGCTGGGCTGATTGTCGGGTTCGATCTCCAGGATCACCTTCGGGAGGGCGGGGGCGGAGTGCGCGAACTCGGTCATCGTTCGAAGCGCACGCACTGCCATCCGCTGTCCCCGGTGGGCGGCGCCGACGATATAGCCGATGCTGCCCGTGGCACGGTTGAGCAGGATTTCTCCCAGCGCCTGGTGTCCATCAGTGGTGATGGCCAGATGGATCCGGATGTTGTCGCGTCGGGCTTGTTCTGCGCTGTGCAGATATCGCAGTGCGGCGGTCTGGCCGAACGGTGACTCCAACGGGGTCCGGTAAGCGACATCGGGGTCGTCGAACAGCTCTTGCATGACGGCGAGATCATTGCTCGTCCATTGACGAAGCACGAGCCCATGGGCGCTGAGTTGGAGGAGATGCGTGTCCATGACGACGTCATTCTGCCCTGAGGTCGTTGTCGAGTGGGCCGAAGAACCTGCCAGCCGTGTCACCGTGAACCGGACCCTCGTTCTTCGGGCAGCAACCACCCTTCACAGATCTTTAGTCGTGCGAGGACCGAAGGTCACCGCCGGATACTGGCAACGGGCGGTGGCGCGGCGGTCGAGAGCGTGCGGATACGTCCACGCACCCGTTCCTCCACTATCTGCGCTGCTGGTAGCGTCGCCACTCGCGTCCGCCGTCGCGAGAGATCCACAGGCCTTCGTGCTTCACCAGGTCGTATGTCGCCGTCGCCGAATCCGCGATGCCGTAGAGCGTGGTGCCGTAGACGGTGAGCGACGTGAATTTCGCCGGCGTCTTCAGCTCGTGGAAGAGGCCGTTGGTGTGGTCGCCGGCGAGCCAGTAGCGGCCGCCTTCCTCGCCGACGAGTAGCCGTCCGTCCGCAAGCAGCTCCATTACGAGCGATTGCGGGCCACGCTGCAGGGCGCTGAAGGGGATTCCGCCGCCGAGAACTCTCTGCCAGTGCCCGCCGCCGTCCGTCGTCACCAACAGGCCCTGCGTGCCCTGGCCCTGGGTGAGGGACAGCGCTGCGGTGCCACCCCGCGCGGCGAGGATGCCTCCCGTATACGGCTTCGGGACGACCGTGTGGCCGATCGTGCGACCGCCGCGCTGCCATACGACACGGTAGGGTTCTTCGTCGCTGACGGGCTGGTTCAGGCTCCAGACCGTACCCCGCTCGTCGACGGCGAGGCGGATGGCGTTTTCCGGGACTCCGGCCGGTCGAGCCACGGTGCCCGTGGCGGGGTGGTAGACGAGGACCGGCTCCGGCGCGACGAGCAGGATGTCGCCGGGGCGGGTGCGCAACGCGACTTCCGTGATGATGACCTTGTGCTGCTTGCCGTGTACGTCGAGGACGTAGGCTCCCTCGGCTCCCACCCCGGGCGGCACCCGCATGAAGCCACCGCGTATTCCCTTGTACGCGGTCGGCCCCGCCTCTGCATCCGTGTGTTCCGCGTGCTCGGCGACCGTGCGGCCGTCGGGATCCAGGATGCGCCAGGCGGAGGCGGCCGGTCCTTCGTCGTCCTCGACGTTGCCGACGTAGTACGACAGGAGCAGCGAGCCGTCGTCCGCGCGGGCCACGCCACCGGGTGCGCCGGCCGCCTCAATGACGCCGGCCGGGGCCGGCTGAGGGTCCTCGATGACGCGCTTGTACTCCGCCTCGCGACTCCCGGAGCGCCCGTCGTCGGAACCGCTTGGGTTGCAGGCGGTCAGTGCCAGCGCCGCACTTGCCGCCGCCACGAGCCTGACCGGCCGCCTCCCGCATTTCCTCAGCCCCGTCATAACCCCATCCTCACATGAGGCGGCGGGCGTGCCTTAAGACACCGTGCGAACCCACGCGGTCACAGCGCTGGCGGCGGTGAACCAGCCGCTCGCGGCGTCGCGCTTACCGCGCCCCGTCGTCCCCGGCCGTCGCGAGTCCATTTAAGAGCAGGTGCTCGTATACTGGGAGTGGAGTCTTTGGAGGGTGCCATGACGGCTGCGAGGTCGAGGGCGGACTTGTGTAACAACCTGGCGCTGCGCAAGGCGTCTCGGTATCTCGGTGCGACGTACGACAAGGCCCTGGCTCCGCTGGGCCTGCGGGCGACACAGTTCAGTACTTTGCAGCTGCTCAGCGTTCACGAAGGCATGACGATCACTCGTCTCGCCGACATGATCGCCATGGACCGGACGACGATGGCGTCCAACCTCAAGCCGCTGGAGCGCGAGGGGCTGGTCACCATTGAGCCGTCGGCGACCGACCGCCGTGCGCGGATAGTGACCATCACGCCCGGCGGCGTGGCCCGGATGAAGGCGGCGCTCCCGCTCTGGGAGAGTGCGCAGGCGGAGTTCGAGAAGAAGTTCGGTGCCGAGGATGCGGCCCGGATGCGTGCCTTCCTTGAGGCTGTCCTCGATACCGGCTTCGATCCATGGGCTGAGTGAGCTACGACTGCGCCACGCAGCTTGGCTGCGGGGATCTCGTGAAGGCGGGGGTGGCGCGGTGGGGCCCGGAAGGGTCCGGCGCGCGTGGGGGAATCCTTGGCCGGAAGTCCTGGCGCGGCTGCGATGCCCCGGTCAAGGTGCCCTTCCGGAGGTGTCCCCGATGGTGGGTGGAGGTCTGAGTGCGCCGGACAAGGTCTTGCCTTTCCCTAGATACGAGCATATGCTCCTATTTATGGGAGGTGAGACGGCTAGGCCGCCACGTCCTTCAAGCGCCGAAACCCCTCCACGGGCGGGGCACGGCATCAGAGTCGGAAAGTGGTCGGCGCACAGCCCAGCAACCTCCCGGGTCATAGAGGTCTCGGAGAGGCCGTCCCATGCCTGCTGAGGCTCGGCGAACCGAAATGCCCCGTGTGCGCCGACCCGGCATTGTGAGATGGAGTCGCACCATGACCGTCGTCAAGGCAGCTGCTGTGCAGATCAGCCCCGTTCTCTACAGCCGTGCGGGCACGGTAGGGAAAGTAGTGGAGAAGATTCATGAACTGGGCCGGAAGGGTGTCCAGTTCGCGGTTTTCCCGGAGACCGTCGTCCCGTACTACCCGTACTTCTCCTTCGTGCAGCCGCCCTACACCATGGCCAAGGAGCACCTGCGGCTGATGGAGGAGGCGGTGACCGTGCCGTCCGCCGACACCGACGCGATCGGCGCGGCCGCCCGTGAAGCCGGCATGGTCGTCTCGATCGGCGTCAACGAGCGTGACGGTGGTTCCCTCTACAACACCCAGCTGCTCTTCGACGCGGACGGCACGCTGATCCAACGCCGCCGCAAGCTCACGCCGACCTACCACGAGCGAATGGTCTGGGGCCAGGGCGATGCTTCGGGACTGCGCGCGGTGGACAGCGCCGTCGGCCGGATCGGCCAGCTCGCCTGCTGGGAGCACTACCTGCCCCTGGCCCGCTACGCGCTGATCGCCGACGGCGAGCAGATCCACGCCGCGATGTACCCCGGCTCCTTCGGCGGCGAGCTGTTCGCCGAGCAGATCGAGGTCAACATCCGTCAGCACGCACTGGAGTCGGCCTGCTTCGTGGTCAACGCCACCGCCTGGCTCGACGCGGACCAGCAGGCGAAGCTCGCCAAGGACACCGGCGCCCCAGCCGCTGCGATGTCCGGCGGCTTCTTCACCGCCATCGTCGACCCCGAGGGCCGCATCATCGGCGAACCGCTCACGTCCGGCGAGGGCGAGGTCATCGCCGACCTGGACTTCGAGCTGATCGACCGGCGCAAGCGCCTGGCGGACACACGCGGCCACTACAGCCGCCCGGAACTGCTCAGCCTCATGGTCGACCGCACCCCGGCATCCCACCTCCGCGAGCGCGACGCCCACGCCGGAACCCACTCCTTCACGACATCCGGTGGGGACCGCACCGCCGACACCCAGTGAGACGTTGCCCCCGACCGACTGACCCGACTGACCCGAAGACGGCAACGGCCCGTCAGGCAGGGCCGCGGCCCTGGGGCGTCCCCATGCTCCAGACCTGCAGAAGGACCCCGACGCCACCCCCGCCCCCCCCGACTGCGGAGTCGGCCACCCGCGGGTGCGGATTCACCCACACCGAAAGAGGAAGACCTCACATGTACATGAAGCTCGAACTCATCGTCCTGCCGGTCACTGACGTCGACCGGGCCAAGGCCTTCTACGAGCAGGTGGGATTCCGCCTGGACCTCGACAAGGCCGTCAGCGAGGACTGGCGGGCCGTGCACTTCACGCCGCCCGGCTCCGGAACCTCGATCATGTTCGGCGCCGGGATGACCTCAGCCGCCCCGGGCTCGGCCCAGGGGCTGTACCTCGTCGTCTCCGACATCGAGGAGGCGCACACCGAACTCACCAGCCGCGGCATCGAGGTGAGCGAGGTGTTCCACGACGCCGGCGGGCTGCTGTACCACGGCCACGAGGGCGGAACACTCACCCACGCCCTCGAAGGTCAGGGGCGGCTCCCCGGTGCGCACCCCGAGCGCGCTTCCTACGGCTCCTTCCTGACCTTCCGCGATCCCGACGGGAACGGCTGGGTGCTCCAGGAGATCACGGAGCGCTTCCCCGGCCGCTGACACACCAGCTTCCCCGCGGCCGGCAAGCGTCCGGCGCGGTGGTGACACCACGAACGGCTGCCTCCGAGTCCAGCCGTCACGTCCCGACACATAGGAGCACATGCTCCTATCTGTTCCGGCTTGCGCGCTGTATGCCCTGACCATCGGAAAGAGAAAAAACTCCCATGAGCATGTCGCCCATAGAACCGTCCGGCCAGGAGGGCCTTGGCCCTGACCAGCCCACGGCCCACCGCACCACCCCGCGGCGCGGATTCTCACGACGCGCCTTCGTCGGCGGCGCGGCCGCTTCCGCCGCTGCCGCGGGCATCTCGCTGGCGGCGGGTGGCCTGACGCCCGCCGTCGCCGGCGAGCCCAGGCGGATGCCGAAAGGCTTCGACTCGGTCGCCACGGCGCCGCACCTGCCGGCAGGATTCACCAAGACGTTCACCAGCCGGTTCGTCCAGGCCAACGGGATCCGCCAGCACGTGGTCACCGGAGGTGAGGGGCCACCGCTGCTCCTGGTGCACGGCTGGCCGGAGAACTGGTACGCCTGGCGCATGGTGATGCCGGAGCTGGCACGGCGCCACACAGTCGTCGCCGTCGACCAGCGCGGCATCGGATTGACCGACAAGCCGAGGAGCGGGTACGACTCCGGCACTCTCGCCAAGGACCTGGTCGCGCTGATGAGCGCGCTCGGGCACGAGCGGTTTGCCGTGGCCGGCCACGACACCGGCCTGATCATCAGCTATGCGCTGGCGGCGGACCATCCGGAGCGGGTCGCCCGCGTGGCTCTCCTGGAGGTCCCCGGTCCTCCGACCCGTAAGGGCTCTCCGCTCCTGTTCGAACCCGAGCCTGTCAACAACCGGGTCTGGCACATCCCCTTCAACTGGATCGACCACGAGCTGACCGAGCAGCTGGTCAAGGGCCGGGAAGAGATCTTCTTCGGCTACGAGTTCGACATCCAGGGCGGACCGAAGCTGCCGGAGTATGCGCGGCAGTACTACTTCCGCCTCTTTTCGGACCCCGAAGCCCTGCGGGGCAGCTTCGGCCTCTACCGGGCGTGGGACGCCACCCTCGACCAGAACGCCGGGCGCGGGGAGAGCAAGCTGCCCATGCCGGTCCTGGCGGTCGGAGGATCGGAAGGCTACGGCTCGCATGTCGCGGACGCGATGATGCCCCTCGCGGACGACGTGCAGGGCGTGGTCATCCCCGGCGCTGGCCACTGGGTCGCCGAGCAGGCTCCCAGGGAACTGCTCGACGAACTGACGCACTTCCTGGCCCCGTACCGCCGCGCCGCCGGCCCGTCCCGCTAGCGGACGAACCGTCACGCCCGGGCACGCCCCGGGCGTGACGGATCGAGCTCGCCCGTGCGGCAGCGTCGCCGCCATCGAGCAGCCG
It encodes:
- a CDS encoding MerR family transcriptional regulator gives rise to the protein MTADDSYGRLDDDNYPAYTMGRAAEILGTTQGFLRAIGEARLITPLRSAGGHRRYSRYQLRIAGRARELVDQGTPIEAACRIIILEDQLEEAQRINAEYRRTAQSENPTAAA
- a CDS encoding cold-shock protein; translated protein: MATGTVKWFNAEKGFGFIAQDGGGPDVFAHYSAINSSGFRELQEGQVVTFDVTQGQKGPQAENINPA
- a CDS encoding GNAT family N-acetyltransferase, with the protein product MPDVSVRLADTADRPVLERLWLMFRHDLSQFYEVLPDTDGAFRTDRLDSALTDTDWAAYLVTVDTRPAGLAFVRALTGPKRVLNSFFIVRGARRKGIGLSAVQQVIARHHGPWEVAFQDANTRAVHFWRRVATEIAGPAWTEEHRPVPHRPDLPPDVWISFDPPHTNNPHQ
- a CDS encoding GNAT family N-acetyltransferase, encoding MDTHLLQLSAHGLVLRQWTSNDLAVMQELFDDPDVAYRTPLESPFGQTAALRYLHSAEQARRDNIRIHLAITTDGHQALGEILLNRATGSIGYIVGAAHRGQRMAVRALRTMTEFAHSAPALPKVILEIEPDNQPSIAVARSAAFHLSSSAHETVTDKGRTYDLLTWEHNLTAVARG
- a CDS encoding MarR family winged helix-turn-helix transcriptional regulator — its product is MCNNLALRKASRYLGATYDKALAPLGLRATQFSTLQLLSVHEGMTITRLADMIAMDRTTMASNLKPLEREGLVTIEPSATDRRARIVTITPGGVARMKAALPLWESAQAEFEKKFGAEDAARMRAFLEAVLDTGFDPWAE
- a CDS encoding nitrilase-related carbon-nitrogen hydrolase, which gives rise to MTVVKAAAVQISPVLYSRAGTVGKVVEKIHELGRKGVQFAVFPETVVPYYPYFSFVQPPYTMAKEHLRLMEEAVTVPSADTDAIGAAAREAGMVVSIGVNERDGGSLYNTQLLFDADGTLIQRRRKLTPTYHERMVWGQGDASGLRAVDSAVGRIGQLACWEHYLPLARYALIADGEQIHAAMYPGSFGGELFAEQIEVNIRQHALESACFVVNATAWLDADQQAKLAKDTGAPAAAMSGGFFTAIVDPEGRIIGEPLTSGEGEVIADLDFELIDRRKRLADTRGHYSRPELLSLMVDRTPASHLRERDAHAGTHSFTTSGGDRTADTQ
- a CDS encoding VOC family protein, with product MYMKLELIVLPVTDVDRAKAFYEQVGFRLDLDKAVSEDWRAVHFTPPGSGTSIMFGAGMTSAAPGSAQGLYLVVSDIEEAHTELTSRGIEVSEVFHDAGGLLYHGHEGGTLTHALEGQGRLPGAHPERASYGSFLTFRDPDGNGWVLQEITERFPGR
- a CDS encoding alpha/beta fold hydrolase, with protein sequence MSMSPIEPSGQEGLGPDQPTAHRTTPRRGFSRRAFVGGAAASAAAAGISLAAGGLTPAVAGEPRRMPKGFDSVATAPHLPAGFTKTFTSRFVQANGIRQHVVTGGEGPPLLLVHGWPENWYAWRMVMPELARRHTVVAVDQRGIGLTDKPRSGYDSGTLAKDLVALMSALGHERFAVAGHDTGLIISYALAADHPERVARVALLEVPGPPTRKGSPLLFEPEPVNNRVWHIPFNWIDHELTEQLVKGREEIFFGYEFDIQGGPKLPEYARQYYFRLFSDPEALRGSFGLYRAWDATLDQNAGRGESKLPMPVLAVGGSEGYGSHVADAMMPLADDVQGVVIPGAGHWVAEQAPRELLDELTHFLAPYRRAAGPSR